Proteins encoded by one window of Paenibacillus sp. DCT19:
- a CDS encoding MarR family winged helix-turn-helix transcriptional regulator → MPKYNAIALIARIRDHVNKRIVHELEQHEVTGIVPSHGDVLMFLYREEALSIKMLAERVQRTQPTVTVLVNKLEKLGYVERHKGAEDSRVTMIRLTEQGRKLQPVFNQVSKQINEMIYSGLSDEQAEQLELLLSSIVRKM, encoded by the coding sequence ATGCCAAAATATAATGCAATTGCACTGATCGCAAGAATCAGGGATCACGTTAATAAACGAATCGTACATGAGTTAGAACAGCATGAGGTGACGGGCATTGTCCCTTCTCATGGTGACGTCTTGATGTTTCTCTACCGCGAAGAGGCACTATCCATTAAGATGCTGGCTGAGCGAGTGCAGCGAACCCAACCCACGGTAACTGTGCTGGTGAACAAGCTGGAGAAGCTGGGATATGTTGAGCGGCATAAGGGTGCAGAAGACAGCCGTGTAACGATGATTCGCCTGACAGAGCAAGGGCGGAAGCTGCAACCGGTGTTTAACCAGGTTTCCAAACAGATCAATGAGATGATATACTCGGGTCTGTCCGACGAACAGGCAGAACAACTTGAGCTCCTGTTGTCTAGCATCGTCCGCAAGATGTAA
- a CDS encoding carbohydrate ABC transporter permease: MKQSKWSRIVSYIIVLLMLALYIFPLFYLFNVSMKTQTEYLIDPVALAQGFRLENFTEAWTRGNFSQYMWNSVLYTGLSTMLTLILSIFAAFPLARRYVKFSTFLYVFFLISMYLPNPLIPQFSLINSLGLYNTQTGYILLKTTGTGIAFLMFVGYIKSVSRELDEAAAMDGCGYTRYLFTILVPLMKPILATGVILTAIGVWNDIIGPTIYLSDPSYQPVTKGLFTFYGQYMNNWPLLACGILIVTLPLVVLYVVLQRFIVGGAMAGAVKS; the protein is encoded by the coding sequence ATGAAGCAGAGCAAATGGTCTCGAATTGTCAGCTATATCATCGTACTGCTAATGCTGGCGTTATATATTTTCCCTCTGTTCTATCTATTCAACGTATCGATGAAAACGCAGACGGAATATTTGATTGATCCGGTTGCGCTCGCTCAGGGTTTCCGATTAGAGAATTTTACAGAGGCTTGGACACGGGGGAATTTCTCTCAATATATGTGGAATAGCGTGCTCTATACGGGGCTATCAACGATGTTGACCTTGATTCTATCCATATTCGCGGCGTTTCCGCTGGCAAGAAGATATGTGAAGTTCAGTACGTTCTTGTACGTTTTCTTCCTGATCTCGATGTATCTCCCGAATCCGCTTATCCCGCAATTTTCGTTGATTAATAGTTTAGGTCTCTATAACACACAGACCGGTTACATTTTGTTGAAAACGACGGGAACGGGTATTGCTTTCCTCATGTTTGTTGGTTATATCAAATCGGTTTCGCGTGAATTGGATGAGGCGGCAGCTATGGATGGATGTGGATATACAAGATACCTGTTCACCATTCTTGTACCACTGATGAAGCCTATTTTGGCTACAGGTGTTATTTTGACAGCCATTGGCGTGTGGAATGACATCATAGGGCCGACGATTTATTTGTCCGATCCGAGCTATCAACCAGTTACCAAGGGGCTGTTCACGTTCTATGGTCAATATATGAATAACTGGCCGTTACTCGCTTGCGGTATTTTGATCGTAACGTTGCCACTTGTGGTTCTATATGTCGTGTTACAACGCTTTATTGTAGGTGGTGCGATGGCAGGAGCCGTGAAATCGTAA
- a CDS encoding FlxA-like family protein, which produces MNISSTTSSSTSYTSSSSSSNSTSQLEKQKAKLESELEKVQSSKDDEKTKETKTKQLEQQIKQIEAQISQSAQSSGSTVQKQAPPPEASANRMTAASPQQIANATTDSNGRFDIRI; this is translated from the coding sequence TTGAATATCTCATCCACGACAAGCTCTAGCACATCGTACACATCATCATCTTCAAGCTCTAATAGCACCAGCCAGCTGGAGAAACAAAAGGCAAAACTTGAATCCGAACTGGAGAAGGTTCAATCTAGCAAAGATGATGAGAAGACAAAAGAAACGAAAACCAAGCAGCTAGAGCAGCAGATTAAGCAGATTGAGGCACAGATTAGCCAAAGCGCTCAAAGTAGCGGTTCAACTGTGCAAAAACAAGCACCGCCACCAGAGGCATCTGCCAATCGAATGACAGCCGCTTCGCCGCAACAAATTGCGAATGCCACAACAGACAGCAATGGTAGGTTTGATATTCGAATTTAG
- a CDS encoding GH1 family beta-glucosidase translates to MNKQVLPFPADFMWGTSTSSYQIEGAANEGGRVPSVWDTFSRVPGKVVDGDHGDIACDHYHRYPEDIALIQKLGFKHYRFSIAWPRIITAPGVINEEGLAFYERLLDEIEQAGLIPMVTLYHWDLPQWIEDEGGWTNRAVLAHFREYASVVMERFGSRVGWWNTINEPYCASILGYGTGDHAPGHQNWYEAFTAAHHLLLSHGIAMELHREKGLTGQIGITLNMEYVDPASDTSEDVAAAARRDGFLNRWFAEPIFHGRYPQDMVEWYGDQAQGMDFVHEGDLERIHQPGDYLGINYYARSVIKAASDHSLLQAEQVLFTEPVTDMGWEIHPDSLYRLLTRVQRDFTQGLPILITENGAAMKDELEHGAVKDESRQQYIRDHLVACHRFIQEGGQLHGYYVWSFLDNFEWAFGYSKRFGIVYVDYTTQKRTPKESAKWISQVIEANGLEISETEALSNVETR, encoded by the coding sequence ATGAATAAGCAAGTACTACCGTTTCCAGCGGATTTTATGTGGGGGACTTCAACGTCCTCCTATCAGATTGAAGGAGCAGCTAACGAAGGTGGGCGTGTACCGTCTGTGTGGGATACATTCAGCCGTGTACCCGGCAAAGTCGTGGATGGAGATCATGGCGATATTGCGTGTGACCACTATCATCGATATCCGGAGGATATTGCGCTCATTCAAAAGCTTGGGTTCAAGCACTACCGCTTCTCCATTGCTTGGCCACGCATTATCACTGCACCTGGCGTAATCAACGAGGAAGGGTTGGCGTTCTATGAACGCCTACTAGATGAGATCGAGCAGGCAGGTCTTATTCCAATGGTTACGCTGTACCACTGGGATTTGCCACAATGGATTGAAGATGAGGGAGGCTGGACGAACCGGGCGGTGTTGGCACATTTTCGCGAATATGCTTCGGTCGTTATGGAGCGTTTCGGATCACGAGTAGGCTGGTGGAATACCATTAATGAGCCTTATTGTGCCTCTATTCTGGGCTATGGTACGGGAGATCATGCACCTGGACACCAGAACTGGTATGAAGCGTTTACGGCAGCACATCACCTCTTGCTCAGTCACGGTATTGCGATGGAGCTTCATCGGGAGAAGGGGTTAACTGGTCAGATCGGTATTACATTGAATATGGAGTACGTTGATCCTGCTTCGGATACTTCGGAAGATGTTGCCGCCGCTGCACGGCGGGATGGCTTCCTGAACCGTTGGTTCGCTGAGCCGATCTTCCATGGAAGGTATCCGCAGGATATGGTGGAATGGTACGGTGATCAGGCGCAAGGAATGGATTTTGTCCACGAGGGGGATCTCGAACGAATTCATCAGCCGGGTGATTACCTCGGCATCAACTATTATGCACGAAGCGTAATAAAAGCAGCTTCTGACCATAGCTTGTTGCAGGCAGAGCAGGTGCTGTTCACAGAGCCAGTTACCGATATGGGTTGGGAAATCCATCCCGATTCGTTATATCGCTTATTGACGCGGGTTCAGCGTGATTTTACTCAAGGTCTACCGATCCTGATTACCGAGAACGGCGCTGCAATGAAGGATGAGCTGGAACATGGCGCCGTTAAGGATGAGAGCAGGCAGCAGTATATCCGAGATCACCTGGTCGCTTGCCATCGTTTTATTCAAGAAGGCGGACAGTTGCATGGATACTATGTGTGGTCCTTTTTGGACAATTTCGAATGGGCATTTGGTTATAGCAAACGGTTTGGGATTGTCTACGTAGATTACACAACACAAAAGCGTACCCCGAAGGAGAGCGCGAAGTGGATCAGTCAGGTGATTGAAGCAAACGGTCTGGAAATATCCGAAACCGAGGCTCTTTCAAATGTAGAGACCAGGTAA
- a CDS encoding FRG domain-containing protein — translation MGYSEKWINILNEVAEFQKNKEYTWFRGQSDIKFNLLSGLYRIQKFDLPVYLASERYYYTVFKRMGHLLHREAGWNLLFLMQHHGVRTRLLDWTEAFATSLYFATSGWNPNSNDCVIWMLDPIGLNELSLGERVFYFPDKDYADYLNGKVNFSENSLAVYPLRNSNRINSQLGMFTMQGNNKVSLEEEFNGTLVDKGLLGKVIITKDMLPDINMYLKHSGVSHYSVYPDLDGLAKFVNDSGFVSPRKKKDDSEA, via the coding sequence TTGGGTTATTCAGAAAAATGGATCAATATTCTAAATGAAGTTGCAGAATTTCAAAAGAACAAAGAATATACTTGGTTTAGAGGTCAGTCTGATATTAAGTTCAACCTATTATCAGGGTTGTACAGAATTCAAAAATTTGATCTTCCGGTGTATCTAGCGTCTGAACGATACTACTACACGGTTTTTAAAAGAATGGGGCATTTGTTGCATAGGGAAGCAGGATGGAATCTATTGTTTCTCATGCAACACCACGGTGTGAGGACAAGACTTTTGGATTGGACAGAAGCCTTCGCGACTTCGTTATATTTTGCAACATCTGGATGGAATCCCAATTCTAATGACTGTGTGATATGGATGCTTGATCCTATTGGGCTTAATGAACTGTCTTTAGGTGAAAGAGTATTCTATTTTCCTGATAAAGATTATGCTGATTATCTTAATGGAAAAGTAAATTTTTCTGAGAATTCACTTGCGGTCTATCCATTACGTAACAGCAACAGAATAAACTCGCAATTAGGAATGTTCACAATGCAAGGAAATAACAAGGTTTCTCTAGAAGAAGAGTTCAATGGAACTTTAGTAGATAAAGGTTTACTAGGTAAGGTAATAATTACAAAAGATATGTTGCCAGATATTAATATGTATCTAAAACATAGCGGTGTGAGCCATTATTCAGTGTATCCAGATTTAGATGGGCTTGCTAAATTCGTAAATGATTCAGGGTTTGTAAGTCCTAGAAAGAAAAAAGATGATAGTGAAGCTTGA
- a CDS encoding RNA polymerase sigma factor has protein sequence MDYQFLAHAQTIDNYTLSHMMDDYGNDVWNYVYFLTKSTELADEVSQEVFIRAYSGIAHFRGESSLKTWLLTITRNTTFTYRKSRFFRSSLWGETLSIQTEQEYSTGREMIPETYAHPSAEAEVLSKEHVHEIWDIVMALPDKF, from the coding sequence TTGGACTATCAATTTCTGGCACATGCCCAGACGATCGACAATTACACGTTAAGTCACATGATGGATGACTATGGTAATGATGTGTGGAATTATGTGTACTTTCTGACCAAAAGCACGGAGCTGGCAGATGAGGTGTCGCAGGAAGTATTTATCCGAGCATACTCCGGGATTGCCCATTTTCGCGGGGAAAGCTCATTAAAGACATGGCTGCTGACCATCACAAGAAATACGACATTTACATACCGCAAATCGAGATTTTTTCGCAGCAGTTTATGGGGAGAGACCTTATCGATTCAGACAGAACAAGAGTATTCAACAGGCCGGGAAATGATCCCTGAGACGTATGCACATCCATCCGCTGAAGCCGAAGTGCTGAGCAAGGAGCATGTACATGAGATCTGGGATATCGTGATGGCTCTGCCGGATAAATTCTGA
- a CDS encoding carbohydrate ABC transporter permease — translation MYPFGKGKARLIPYLFLSVPLLLYIVFGFGPSVVTVLFSFTDATGVRGQSWNFIGLDNYATFFGASNSGDRLAAIGRSLYFAFAVVIIQNAVALFMAVLINKKLRGDNLYRAVFFLPVVLGVTVSGLIWQLVANPLGGPAQSVLNFFGTSSNFFGDYNIAFELIIFVQIWMYMGYSMTIFLAGLQSIPSDLYEAGYMDGASGWKAFKNITFPMIAPAFTVNMLLSIIGALQTFDIIYVLTGGKFNTTTLAFDVYATAFGSGTSDYGLASAVAMIQFLFVFIISMVALFYLRRREVEM, via the coding sequence ATGTATCCCTTTGGAAAAGGAAAAGCTCGCCTTATTCCGTACTTATTTTTGAGTGTCCCCTTATTACTATATATTGTGTTTGGCTTTGGGCCATCAGTTGTCACTGTGCTATTCTCGTTCACCGATGCTACGGGGGTGCGGGGACAGTCCTGGAACTTTATCGGATTAGACAATTATGCAACGTTCTTCGGGGCTTCGAACTCCGGTGATCGGCTGGCAGCGATTGGACGGTCATTGTACTTTGCCTTTGCCGTCGTCATTATCCAAAATGCCGTCGCATTGTTCATGGCCGTGTTAATCAACAAGAAGCTGCGTGGTGACAATCTGTATCGTGCAGTGTTCTTCTTACCTGTCGTGCTTGGGGTAACGGTATCGGGTCTGATCTGGCAGCTTGTTGCCAATCCGCTTGGTGGACCTGCACAGTCTGTATTGAACTTCTTCGGCACGAGTTCGAACTTTTTCGGAGATTATAATATTGCCTTTGAATTAATTATCTTTGTGCAGATCTGGATGTACATGGGCTACTCGATGACGATATTCCTCGCAGGTCTGCAATCGATCCCAAGTGACCTGTACGAAGCAGGATACATGGATGGAGCTTCTGGCTGGAAGGCGTTCAAGAATATTACCTTCCCGATGATTGCACCGGCCTTTACGGTCAATATGTTGCTTTCGATCATCGGTGCACTGCAAACCTTTGATATCATCTACGTGCTCACAGGCGGTAAATTCAATACGACTACACTGGCCTTTGACGTATATGCTACAGCGTTTGGTAGTGGAACGTCGGATTACGGTTTAGCGTCCGCAGTGGCTATGATCCAATTCTTGTTTGTATTTATTATCTCGATGGTGGCCTTGTTCTATCTTCGCAGAAGAGAGGTGGAGATGTAA
- a CDS encoding LacI family DNA-binding transcriptional regulator, whose product MNIKTIANIAGVSVATVSKIINNYSDISEETRQRVLKIMDENGYRPSSSAKTLATKKSNLVGVVFAGKLNVDFSHPFFVQVINTFKKQIGLLGYDLLFFSNEKFLDQGEDYLARSKYFQVDGCIIIAGDEVESSVYDLDASPIPCIGIDIELTGQGSCYIMSDNEKISPKVVEHFYMNGYRDIGFIGLQRASLVMQQREDAFKRSLKQFSLDTKPEWMVYSKDYAAEDGYQAAKEMLARGELPRAVFAATDLLAFGAMRAFKEAGLRIPEDIAIAGCDDIEACRYTDPPLTTVKQDTDKIGRLAAMILFDLMNKQMDNQCIKVEPELVVRQSCGVMLPGIDG is encoded by the coding sequence ATGAATATCAAAACGATTGCCAATATAGCCGGCGTCTCTGTGGCGACAGTCTCCAAAATAATCAATAACTATTCCGATATTAGCGAAGAGACCCGTCAGCGTGTACTTAAAATTATGGATGAGAACGGGTATCGTCCTTCCTCCTCTGCCAAAACACTGGCTACCAAGAAATCCAATCTTGTTGGTGTTGTATTCGCCGGTAAGCTCAATGTGGATTTCAGCCACCCATTCTTCGTGCAAGTCATTAACACATTTAAGAAACAAATAGGCTTGCTCGGTTATGATCTGCTCTTCTTTTCTAACGAAAAGTTTCTTGATCAGGGAGAAGATTATTTAGCTAGATCCAAATATTTTCAAGTGGATGGCTGCATCATCATTGCGGGTGATGAAGTGGAAAGTAGTGTGTACGACCTGGATGCAAGTCCAATTCCCTGCATTGGCATTGACATTGAATTAACGGGGCAAGGTTCTTGTTACATCATGTCAGACAATGAGAAAATCTCACCAAAGGTCGTTGAGCATTTCTATATGAACGGTTACCGGGACATTGGCTTTATCGGTCTACAGCGTGCCTCACTCGTCATGCAGCAGCGTGAAGATGCCTTCAAGCGTTCACTTAAACAGTTTAGTCTGGATACCAAGCCTGAATGGATGGTGTACAGCAAGGATTATGCTGCTGAGGATGGCTACCAAGCTGCGAAGGAAATGCTGGCTCGTGGCGAGCTGCCTCGTGCTGTATTTGCAGCCACAGATCTCTTGGCATTCGGCGCGATGCGCGCCTTCAAGGAAGCAGGACTTCGTATTCCTGAAGACATTGCCATTGCGGGATGTGACGATATTGAAGCTTGCCGTTACACAGATCCACCGCTGACTACAGTCAAGCAAGATACCGACAAGATTGGACGCCTGGCCGCTATGATTCTTTTTGACTTGATGAACAAGCAAATGGATAATCAATGCATCAAAGTGGAGCCAGAGCTTGTTGTACGCCAATCTTGCGGCGTCATGCTTCCTGGTATTGACGGTTAG
- a CDS encoding ABC transporter substrate-binding protein, producing the protein MFRKFLMMSFVTVLILVLAACSNAEETAGGSSTEGGKEKVTLKIIHWQQENINNYIKEFNKKFEEKYPEVKVEYTTVPADATYDQLMQTRMNAGESGDADIIPLKSSFVGAPQDWSPGAADPMWKQWIDAGLIADLSDQAFVKNYNEVDVQNAMTYNDKVYGVNMGKVAFTGLFYNKDLFAKYNLQVPTTWTELQNVIKVLKDNGVEPLGFAGKDVWPINLAVQGLQASIHDDQLSYIQGLWTGETKLTDSVQIEVLQKSQDLMNSAMNGFMGIDYGTLPTLFATERVAMIADGTWDATTIQTANPNLKFGYFPIPGSDDAAKNKDLAGKYDMTWMVVEKSPKKEYALKWLEMLSEKQNYTDFVNAAGFLPTQPDVALTSEFIKEIQPYLDNFKLSWDQLFINRQNVGQYIAESSVHAELLKPAGPLNTPEELAAKSQADWDAAAPK; encoded by the coding sequence ATGTTCAGAAAATTTTTAATGATGTCATTTGTAACCGTTTTAATTTTGGTTCTTGCAGCTTGTAGCAATGCAGAGGAGACGGCGGGAGGCTCGTCTACGGAAGGCGGCAAAGAGAAGGTCACGCTTAAGATCATTCACTGGCAGCAAGAGAATATTAACAACTACATCAAGGAGTTCAATAAGAAATTTGAAGAAAAGTATCCTGAGGTAAAGGTTGAATATACGACGGTTCCAGCCGATGCAACGTATGATCAACTGATGCAGACGCGGATGAATGCTGGTGAATCAGGGGATGCGGATATTATCCCGCTGAAATCTAGCTTCGTTGGCGCACCACAGGACTGGTCTCCAGGAGCAGCTGATCCAATGTGGAAGCAATGGATTGATGCTGGGTTAATCGCTGATCTGTCTGACCAAGCATTTGTGAAAAACTACAATGAAGTTGATGTACAGAATGCAATGACGTACAACGACAAGGTGTATGGCGTGAACATGGGTAAGGTGGCATTCACAGGTTTGTTCTACAACAAGGACTTATTCGCTAAATATAACCTTCAAGTTCCAACAACGTGGACTGAGCTTCAAAATGTAATTAAGGTGCTTAAGGATAATGGCGTAGAGCCACTTGGCTTCGCAGGAAAAGATGTATGGCCAATTAACCTTGCGGTACAAGGACTGCAAGCTTCCATTCACGATGATCAATTGAGTTATATCCAGGGATTGTGGACAGGAGAGACTAAACTGACCGATTCAGTACAGATTGAAGTGCTTCAGAAGTCTCAGGATCTGATGAACAGTGCAATGAACGGCTTTATGGGAATTGACTATGGTACACTGCCAACATTGTTTGCGACAGAGCGCGTTGCGATGATTGCTGATGGTACATGGGATGCAACAACGATTCAAACAGCGAATCCTAATCTGAAGTTCGGGTATTTCCCTATTCCAGGTAGTGATGATGCAGCGAAAAACAAAGATTTGGCCGGTAAATATGATATGACTTGGATGGTTGTTGAGAAATCACCGAAGAAGGAATATGCACTGAAGTGGCTTGAGATGTTGTCTGAGAAACAAAACTACACAGACTTTGTCAATGCAGCGGGCTTCCTACCGACTCAACCTGACGTCGCTCTGACTAGTGAATTCATCAAAGAAATTCAGCCTTATCTCGACAACTTTAAGCTCTCATGGGATCAGCTATTCATCAACCGTCAAAATGTAGGACAGTACATTGCTGAATCCAGTGTGCACGCAGAGCTGTTGAAGCCAGCAGGACCACTTAACACACCAGAGGAGCTTGCAGCAAAATCCCAGGCAGACTGGGATGCGGCAGCGCCTAAATAA
- a CDS encoding HNH endonuclease signature motif containing protein, whose protein sequence is MVDHIVPHKGDEGLFWDSTNWQALCKRCHDIKTVTQDGGFGNDVRTLDSR, encoded by the coding sequence GTGGTTGACCATATCGTACCGCACAAAGGAGATGAAGGTCTGTTCTGGGACAGCACCAACTGGCAAGCATTATGCAAGAGGTGCCATGACATCAAGACAGTTACGCAGGATGGTGGTTTTGGTAACGATGTGAGAACATTAGATTCGAGGTGA
- a CDS encoding PIN-like domain-containing protein, with the protein MKQEFLGYYSPSEEDFEKLWSECTFVFDANMLINLYRFPRDSREALVTIMESVQERIWIPHQVALEYHKLLHDEIYNQKNAYSKFEEQCTNSINDLVAELVSLRHSNIESKGIEKVLKDCLKKINDELKKQAASQPDLVAIQDKVTQLIGDKVGKPYTKDQLNKLYEEGEARYNDKIPPGYKDLNDKKGKTTLYGESLIKMSMGILYIGNKSLRKSRKM; encoded by the coding sequence ATGAAGCAGGAATTTTTGGGTTACTACTCTCCAAGCGAGGAAGATTTTGAAAAGTTATGGTCTGAGTGCACATTTGTCTTTGATGCGAACATGCTTATAAATCTTTATAGATTTCCGAGAGATTCAAGAGAAGCGTTAGTAACAATAATGGAAAGTGTCCAAGAGAGAATTTGGATACCTCATCAGGTTGCGCTCGAGTATCATAAGCTTTTACACGATGAAATTTATAATCAAAAGAACGCATACAGTAAATTTGAGGAGCAGTGTACTAATTCTATAAATGATCTTGTGGCTGAATTAGTCAGTCTGCGTCACTCGAACATAGAATCTAAAGGCATTGAAAAGGTTTTAAAAGATTGTCTGAAAAAAATAAATGATGAATTGAAAAAACAAGCTGCATCTCAACCGGATCTTGTAGCCATTCAAGACAAGGTGACTCAATTGATCGGAGATAAAGTGGGAAAACCATATACTAAAGATCAGTTAAATAAACTTTATGAAGAGGGTGAAGCTAGATATAACGATAAAATTCCTCCAGGTTACAAAGATTTAAATGACAAAAAGGGGAAAACAACTCTTTATGGGGAATCACTTATAAAAATGAGTATGGGGATTTTATATATTGGAAACAAATCCTTGAGAAAGTCAAGGAAGATGTAA
- a CDS encoding phage tail tape measure protein has product MDVAFGAVAKGSRYHVEFLEFAGPLRPGGKIEIDAKTFRITRFTGELENSAGAADQLAKTQMDTLKGSIEEFKSSMEAAAITVGDKFAPAVRSVTDIPAGLILSFNDLDSGTQNANQVIMTSDGVILTTDGGRTPRVAITAQGILAERIVGVLGDFVSLVIGSGNLVTKINTQGIRSGHANYSQAPFRVGYGGECRSAVYQTHRRDRQLYYD; this is encoded by the coding sequence ATGGACGTTGCTTTTGGAGCGGTTGCGAAAGGAAGCCGGTACCATGTGGAATTCCTTGAATTCGCGGGGCCATTACGTCCAGGTGGCAAAATCGAAATTGACGCCAAAACATTCCGAATTACTCGCTTCACAGGCGAGCTTGAAAATTCGGCTGGTGCTGCAGATCAACTTGCCAAAACCCAAATGGACACGCTCAAAGGTTCGATTGAGGAATTTAAGTCGTCCATGGAAGCTGCGGCTATTACGGTAGGGGACAAGTTTGCTCCAGCGGTACGCAGCGTTACGGATATCCCTGCTGGGTTAATCTTGTCATTTAACGATCTGGATTCAGGCACACAAAATGCCAATCAGGTCATAATGACGTCTGACGGGGTTATCCTTACAACAGACGGGGGCAGGACGCCAAGGGTCGCTATCACAGCACAGGGAATTCTAGCGGAACGTATTGTTGGTGTGCTAGGAGATTTCGTTTCACTAGTCATAGGCAGTGGGAACCTGGTAACCAAAATCAACACACAAGGGATCAGATCAGGACATGCTAACTACAGCCAAGCGCCGTTTAGAGTGGGATATGGCGGGGAATGTCGTAGCGCGGTCTATCAAACTCACAGGCGAGATCGACAACTCTACTATGATTAG
- a CDS encoding NAD(P)H-dependent oxidoreductase yields the protein MNKVEKRMWIVVENSSKEIMKENVLKAYHFRHATKQFDATRTIPAEDFEYILETGRLSPSSIGFEPWKFLIVQNPALRQRLSEVSTGAQKQLATASHFMVILARTDAGYNSPYAEYMLKEIKGMPDDVFELTSAAYGKFQNNQRLFETPRTLFDWASKQTYIALGNMMTAAALIGIDSCPIEGYDYEKVHQILEDEGLLENGAWNISVMAAFGYREEDPAREKTRKSLDNITQWIE from the coding sequence ATGAACAAAGTAGAGAAAAGGATGTGGATTGTTGTGGAGAATTCAAGCAAAGAAATCATGAAGGAAAACGTATTAAAGGCTTATCACTTCCGTCATGCGACAAAACAGTTTGACGCTACACGTACCATTCCAGCAGAGGATTTTGAATATATTCTAGAGACGGGACGTTTATCTCCAAGCTCTATTGGATTTGAACCGTGGAAGTTTCTGATTGTGCAGAATCCAGCTTTGCGTCAGCGGTTGTCCGAGGTGTCCACCGGAGCCCAGAAGCAATTAGCTACAGCAAGTCATTTCATGGTCATTCTGGCTCGAACGGATGCCGGTTATAATTCGCCGTATGCGGAGTACATGCTGAAGGAGATCAAAGGCATGCCTGATGATGTATTTGAGCTGACCAGCGCAGCATATGGCAAATTCCAGAATAACCAACGGTTGTTTGAAACTCCACGTACCTTGTTTGATTGGGCGTCCAAACAAACGTATATTGCACTAGGCAACATGATGACTGCTGCCGCGCTGATCGGAATCGATTCTTGTCCAATTGAAGGATATGACTATGAGAAGGTGCATCAGATTCTGGAGGATGAAGGATTATTGGAGAATGGAGCATGGAATATCTCGGTGATGGCTGCATTTGGCTATCGTGAAGAAGATCCTGCACGGGAGAAGACGAGAAAGTCACTGGATAACATTACACAATGGATCGAGTAA
- a CDS encoding sigma factor-like helix-turn-helix DNA-binding protein gives MNGREILHKIYFQGYTEAEVASHLNISQQAVNKWKRKMLNLLSQKVSS, from the coding sequence ATGAATGGGAGGGAAATACTGCATAAAATTTATTTCCAAGGGTATACGGAGGCAGAGGTAGCCAGTCACTTGAATATAAGCCAACAGGCGGTGAACAAATGGAAGAGGAAAATGTTGAATCTGTTATCTCAGAAAGTAAGTTCATAG